CTGCCTTCTCTTATGACATCCAATTGTTcgagctgctgcagtttctccTCAACAGGAGACTACTCTAAACTGTCTGAGGCTTAGAGTAGTCTTCGTATTGGACAACAGGAACAGCACTGCTGTCAACATGTAGTTGTAGTTTTGAGTACCAACACAGATGTCTGTGCACCATTCACAACCAAAATGTCCGCTTTGATGCTCCTATTCCCTGCAACAGGACTAATGTCAGCAGTGAAATATCCTTCCACAGCCAGTGGTGTGTCTAATCCATAAGCATataggaagtctggagtggcagagaagtatgttcgagtggtgcaggacatgtatgagagctgtaagacagtgatGAGggtgctgtaggggtgacagaggagttcaaggtggaggtgggactgcaccaaggattggctttgagccccttcttgtttgctgtggtgatggacaggctgacagatgaggttagacaggaatctctgtggaccatgatgtttgcagatgacattgtcatctgtagtgagagcagggagcaggtggaggaaaatctagaaaggtagaggtttgctctggaaaggagaggaatgaaggttagccacagtaaaaaagagtatgtgtgtaaatgagagggactcaagtaaaacagtgaggttacagggagtagaggtgaagaaggtggaggattttaagtacctagggtcaacagtccagagcaacagagaggtTATCTCTGGGAtggacgaggatggataggatcaggaatcagtacatcagagggacagctcatgttagatgttttggagaaaaagccagggaagccagattgagatggtttggacatgttcagaggagggacagtgaatacattggtaaaaggatgctgaagagctgccaggaaggaggcctagaggaagaccaaagaggaggttcttggatgtagtgaaggaggacatgaggatagttggtgtgggtgaggaggatacagaggatagggttaaatggaggcagatgattcgctgtggtgaccccggaagggagcagctgaaaggaaaagaagtatGTTTCAAAATTTCAGAACCTGAAGAACAATTCACATTAAAGTGTATTCATCCAAGATCTTTAATCCTCGTTGCCAGATGTAATATTCATCTTATCAGATATACACCTTTGCAGATGCACACTTACTTTAACTCTCTCAATACACATACACCTTGCTCTTGCTTTCCTCTAGCTCCACCTACTGGACAAGTGTAGTGTCAAATGAAGTGTTACCCAGtcttattattcatattttaccGTAATGGTTACTGTTAACCTGTAAAATCAAGGACTGTTGTAAGAAATTTTACAACGTTTAACATGTTAATTCCGTATGCCACCCTTCTATTGTCTATGCCCCTATCTGGCCCCCTCAAGGAAAAAATCCTAGAACAGTACCTCATACCAGGTACTCTTTTAGTACCTCCTCAGCCAATGCTCCAAGCGAGTCGAGCCGATACTATAATGTGACGTCTACAGACTGTGGACCACTGATTACCCAgggagtgatgtcactagaGGAGTCATGAGCATGACGTCTGACACGGGTCCAACTATGTCtgacacaagaatcaaacctgCCATTATTAAAAACCTGCAACagtgacagtttgtttttccatttttatagtctttagtgaggcaaatggctaactCTACTCACAAAACACCAACATGGTCCTACGAGGAGGTGGAGACATTTCTGTGCTTGGTGGTGTCAAGGCAGTTTCGTGTTGCCATGCTATGACGGCTCCACCCACATTGAGGTGGAACTCAGTTGTAATGGGAAATGACCAAAACCTAGTAGAGCCGAGTAATGCTAGAATTATGTGATGGAAAATGGTCATAAACTGagaaattatattaaaatgtctccacattattgtttatgttatgcctttttttctttacagccACACAAGCTCTGTGAAAGAGTCACTCGACACGCCATCTATCCAGTCATCTTGTCCACTCTCTCCACCTTCCTTGCCTTCCCACCCCCCAACACGGCCATGTCGACCCAAGCCACCAACTCCTACACTAAAATCCTCCCAGCTATCTTTGcgacctcctcttcctccatctaCTCCCCCatcactccctcctcctcttcctcctgtctctAAACTGTTCCCTCCTCTCACCTCCAGTCCtgttcctctctttcctcctcccctATCTCTACCACCTCCTCTCTCACCTACCCCAGTCTCTTCTCATCTGCTTTCCCTTCAACCAGCTGAATCTTCTGAGCTTTCTACTTCTCCTGCTCTTCATTCTCTTACTCTTCCATTATCTCCTAcagtctcttcctcctctggctCCTCACCTCCAGCTCCACCTCACCTTGGTGTCCCACCATTCTCTCCAACTCCTTCATTGCCAAGTCCTCTGGATTGCCTAGTTGGGAGTGCTGCAGTATGGCAACCCAACAGCCTCAGCAACGACCAAATCAATAGTATATTGGAGAAAGAGGCAGCTGgggtgagacacacacacacacacacacacacacacacatttatgcataATTTGTGCCCCCAAGCTTTGAGCAATAGTCTTTGTATAACTATACATTAATAGTAACAATGGTACTATGATGCACTAGATGATAGTGGCATTTTTGCCATGAAAGCCGTCAAAACTTACTGAGTCAcactatttaaataattttacaaTTCAGTCATTTCCTAGTTATGACACTGTTTCCTTAAAACATGTATGTAATTTGGTATTATTAAAGAGACAATAGTTGTTGACAGTTGAGAAACATATGAGTTTAGTAGTTGAGGTATAAACAGTTGTGTCCAGAGGAGCTGGTTAGTTAGTTGGTTAATTAGTTCAGCATTCTTAGTAATGAATATGGAGGATTGAGATGAGAGGATGCTTTGTCACACATTGTCTACACAGTCGGTGTAGTGGGAGTAGCAGGTAAAGGGAACAGCAGCAGGTTCAGTGCTCTGTCTTTTTACCGGATGAGCTCAGGCTTAAGTTTAAACTCAGACTTAAGGCTCAGTGTTAAGTGTAGGTCACTCACGTTTTGGCAGCTCAAGCTCAACAGAAACACTACAGCCACATAAAACAGAAGACAACAACCATGAAGTATAAAACAAAACGCTTTAGGTTGCAGTGTCATGTGTATAGCATGAATAAAATGCAGGGTGTCACACAATCTCTGTAGATTGCTGGAATGATCAAAGCACAAGCCTATGTGGTCAAATGCACatgaagacaaatgaaaaaaacagctgaaatggtaccatatttggacaataaggcAGTGTCAGAGAACGTTCCCATGGCgaccactgagccaatcagcagcgagCTTGTTGAACTTACACGCCCCCCTGAAGAAAGCGGCTAAAGCTACGACGATGCTTATACACAATTAAATCTACGTATAAAATGGCGGGCGTTGGCGATTTGTGTATGAGTaaagcaacctgtcaatcaaacaagTCAATCATCCCCACGTAGGAGTGGAACGAGGCGACGTGGATGAAAGGcggcacctgattggtcagttatttaaCTTAATATCTTGTGTTACGAAGCAAATGTCGACATAATAAAATTAGGAATATTAATAGCGTGTTAAAACAAAGACGAAAAATCCACAATGATTACTGTGTCAACAATACTGACTTAGCTAGTAATTGGCGCTGATTTTTGAATGGATGTCATTGAGAGCCAGGGCTTATTGAAATCAGTGGCTacttcctatatggcttcaaacCCGGAAGCTGGTTTGCTGTGTCCACCCCTTCTACAGTCATTAGTTTGACATCAGTCCTCTAACCTCAGAGTCAATCTTCAGTTTAGCATGTATGTCCAAATTTCTATAGTCCTTCCTGGGAGTATAGCTATGAACTTATTCTCTAGGAAATTATAAGAAACTATTAGactggaaaaataaacatttccagATATTGACACATAATTGTGGCAGCTGCTGCACAAAAATATTAGTATCAGATTTTAAAACCTATACTGGTAAAACTTTAGTAGTAGTTGGGTTGTTTTTGCTGGTGCTCAACCTATGGTGTATATACATTGCAAtagataaaatatatatactgtatatttctgtgttcatactgtgttttttaaaaacaattgatTCAGCATTTTCCTATCCATTCTGACAGTGCTCATGTTGACATTTGCAGACTTTCCTGGTCCACAGCACAGAGGACAAGGGCATAACACTGTGTCTACGGCTGCCTGATGAACAGGGAACACCGCTCATATGCAATATAATGGTTAAACAACACAATACACGTATGTGACAGGTTCCGCTTTTGAGACCTGactgtgttttcagctgttcaTATAAAATGTATGATTTGCATGGCAGAGCAGTTAATTGATTTAACTTTTCTGTCTCAGTGGTCCATTTAGAAGGTTCTTCTCTGGTTTTTAATGACATCTTCAAGCTTATCTCCTTCTACTGTGTCAGCAGGTAGCACACAAtgttcacacaaaaaaatcatgttATATTATGGTTGTACTTATATAACCATTAGTTGTGtgcatacagtatacacatgAGCAGGGCATGCACATTATCAAGTTTATATATACTAAAGCACACACATAGAGCTAACACatgtaatatacagtacatcccCGCCTTACACtgtgcacaaacaaacagtaagACTGTCCACATAAATGTAATGCTGGCTAAATGATTATACCAAATTAGGGACATCCTGGACGTCACACTGAGGTTACCCTGGGCCATTACCACAGCAAATACAAAAGAGGAGCTGGAAATCATCTCGGCTAAGGGCAcaggtaaataaatatatatcattAACGCACTGATCTTTTAtataaaatcataaatacaGCATGAACAGACATCAGAAATTTATTGTATGCAATGTGTATCACATTTGTAGGGCTTCTATTCCTAAaggaaacattttgacattttggtaTGGTCTTTGCAAGGAGTGAATATAAAATCATCTGTATCAAGATCATGTTCCAATCGGTTTCCATTTAATACACTTCTtggtcaaaaacacaaaagaatcCCAGCACTTTttgaaaaagaataaataaataaatctgccaCATGTCAAGACACTTTGCTTAGTTATCATGGAGTTCACAGAATATGgctaataaaaaaatcagaccTCCTGCCTAGAATTTCTTTCCAATTTCTGCAATGCCATCATCAATCCCTGCATAATTAAAGAATGCTTATAATAAGTGAGATATATAAttgcaggaaaataaaacatacacaacagaaaacagaaggaaaagttAATTGAgcacaaaagcaacattttcTGAACTGATGTAATTTATTGCAGATTTTTGGACATCTGATCTGAACCACCAGGCAAAAAACCAGGACCTGGTTCTTAACAGACCATATCTGTATATCAACCCAATCACTGTGGAAAAGAGCCCTGACAAAGATGCAATCCCCTCCTCTATCACAACCAATCTAAACATTATATCCCCAAACATCACCTCCTCCCTGCAGAATGGAGAAGCCTCACAGAAGGGTAATCCAGAGGTCAAAAGTCAGAAAAAGACCATTTCCAGCAATGAGATTAAATACAAACGCCCCCCACCCCGACCACCAAGCCTGAGTTCAGGGTCTGGGATGGGCCTCCTGTTCTCCCCCCCGCCCTTGCTTCACACTTCAATGTTTCTAACTTCAGCAGctgagaaaaaagaggaaggaaaaagagtaggaggggagagagaggagaggaagtcCACATCACCTCTTCCATCAAGGCCTCCTGCTCCCCCtctgcctcctgctcctctccgCCGCACCTCCTCCAGAAAAAGCACTGACCGAGAGGTAGAAGAAGGTGTGGAGATGGAGAAGCGACAAATTCCTACAAAGAAaactgagagagagggagcgggAGACAGAGGAAATGACGAAACAGGAAGTAAATCAGGTCTCTTAAGTGAGGGAGTTAAGCAAGAGAACAGCAGCCAAcagcaagaggaggaggtgaaaagggacagagaaaagaaagagagggagaacgagaaggaagaaagagaagtgaTGATGGATAAAGAGGACGAGAAACAAAAATCCAGCTCCCAATGTCCACCTTTAGTGAATAGACCGGGCCGTCCAGTCCCTCCACCAAGAAGGAAACCATGTTTCCCAGACAAACCTGTGTCACCAAACCAGGCTGATGAAGAATTAGTCAATCAGACTGCTGGGAAAAGAGTACCCCTTCCCTCCCCACCACGGAGGGCTGATGTGTCTCTGTACTCACCACAAGGGGGTGCTGTGCTGGTAACAGACCCTGACTCCTGTTCTACCAGcagcacagaagaagaagcagaactGAACCAGGAACAGGAGCAAAACCACAAGTACGTTTGGACTGGCTTGTATCAACAGCATGGCTTTATTAATAGAAGCAGATATGGgtttgctgttttgctgctaATTTTTCCCCATGGCCTCTCTTGGTATTGCAAGAGAAACATCCTCCTGCGACGCAAAAAGCAGTTTCCCACAGTGATAATAAGTGACCACTCCTCTCCGATCAAGATCAGTTAATACTATGTTATGAATTTTTAATccacaaaatatatttgtgaaaCTTTCCCAGCACTGACAAAAGTGAGTGGCACCATCCCAATGTAAAGTCAATGGGCCAACAGTGACCCAAAGCAACAATGCACATTTGCAGTAGTCCACATATTGCAGAATTAAACTTAGACGTTAGAAAATGTTTCTAGTGGCACTTAAAAACCCccaaataaaacttttaaacaAGGGCCTCTTGGATTCAgacaaaataaagcagcttcTCATTTTGAGTGGATTTACCTGCTGAAATACAGTAGCACTTGTAGACTGGTAAATTTGAATGGCTTTATGAATTGACTGACTCTATTTGGACATACATAAATGGACTATAACATGCAACTGATAGCTACATGTTCCAGGTAGTCAACATCCATGTTAATGATGtagaaataaagaaacagcTGAGGACCCAAATGGAGACAGAAGACgtacagactgacagatgtgGTAAAATAGTTTATTAAACAATATGAGAGAAATGAGACTTGCTGTCAGTCCAAGGCTAACAAAACTTAGTAAAAAGAAATAGAGGCAAAGAGAGAGTGCAAACCAGTCCAAACCAAGCAGTAAGTCCAGGTAGTAAACCAACAGGGGGCAAAGTCCCAACATGGGGGACATAGGAAGATTATGGACACAGGTGGCTGGAGTGGTTAGACTATGGAGATGATATATATAGAGAACAAAGGGAACAGGAAATGGGAAACGTATCAGGGAATAGAGTCAGGTGACCATCTTATATTATAGTTCCTATAAGAATAACTGATGTACATCATTCTAATGATGACATTAGTAAACTGCCTTTGACTAGCACAGAGAGctccagtagttttatttaatgtgtcACTGCATGTACCGGTCTAACGAGTGCATAGCACTAAAATGAAGTCTTGTTTTTATAAATCATGCTACTATGTAGATGCACAGACGGTGTATTGAGATGAAGAAGGGTTCCAGACCAAATCTCTCTTGATCAGAGGAGGACAGTTATACACTAAATCACACAAGAGGAGAACTGTATACTCagctttttgatgtttttgatgaaCTGACTGTTACCAGCAACAACACCTGTTTTCCTGCATTTGCTGCAATAGTTACTTAGATTCACCAGATTATTTTGAAGTAGTTAAGTAAAGTGTTGAACTTAGGACAAGCATGTCGCAATTTCCCTGCAATTTCCCCGTACAGAAGTTGTCATGTCATACACAAAAACCTTACACGTTTGACATTTATCACAAACACTGTGGTGGCATTTAGACATTTAgaagatgaaacaaacaaagactttgtgtgtatttctttcCAGTTACCCGGCAGGTAGCTGTAGCCCCAAGGCATCAGTGAGGAGAACACCTACTGTTATGTTGGATAGAGCCCGATACCGCCTGTCCTCTGTCCTCACTGGCCTCATCAGCCATGACCGCCGCCTCACACAGCGCATAGTAGAACTGGCCAGGGACCCCCTGACCTACTTTGGTAACCTGGTGAGGAAAGGGAAAAAGATCATCATCTATATTGCACTCTCAATTCAACAGCCAGCAGATACACTTTGATTTCTCTTGATACCAACATCAACCAAAGGTCTATTTGTATTTAGGTGAAAGAGCACCGTGCTTTCACCCTGGAGACCATGTCAAACCACTCCTCCTCCACAGAGCTTTTACAAGAGATCAGACAGATGATGACTCAGCTGAAGAGTTACCTACTCCAGAGTGCAGAGCTGCAAGCCATGCTGGAGCTACAACATCAGTATGGCCAAGACAAGCTTGGTAACTTTACCAACACtggatgattttatttattaattgaaTTCTTAAAATGTGTGACTGTCTGTATAGGCAGAATTCTGTAATACTGGTAAttactttgtgtattttactCATTCTACAACACAGTCTGTGAAAATGGTTGAAAGGATACTACTGAGTTGAGTTATGTAGGATTCTGCATTTTTGTCCtatgctgacctttgacctgtgcTTTCCATTTTCATCTCTTGGTTGTGAGTCCCACTGTTTCATGGGAGTGCAACACTACAATTGCTATAGACTAACTTTAAAGAGACCCTAACACTAAAAGAGCTTGAATGACTGGTTTAATTGAAATTTATTTCCCCTTTTATATATCACAACAATGAATGAAGTTTGTTTCTGGAAATCTAGaaacatatttatgtttcaTGCATATGTGTCCATGTACTGTAGAGAACATAGTGGAAGCTGCTCTGTGTAAGAGTGTACTGAAGCCTCTAAGGGAGCCAATATACCACTGTCTGGAGAAACTGCACAACAAGAGCGGCGGCCTGAAACAACTGACACAGAACCAGGTACTACTGAACATCTGAGAACCTTTACAATGGTGACACTAATAGCAGGGAATAAAAAGTGATAGGAGTCTAGGAGTTCATTTGCAAAAAGAGTTTAGTTcttttgattaaataaaaaaccaaacaaaatacagGCAAAGTATGGCATTCATTTACTGAAAAAAACTACTACAGAACCCTGAGCATGAATGTTGCAGTTTtgctttaaattgttttttggCAGACCTCAGCTGACTTGTTTAAAGAGCTAGAGATAAGCCTCCTTTTAAACTGCCTCATTTGGAGCCTAAAGTTTACCACAACTTTTGTCCAGAATCAGGTTCTCTGGCAACAGCAGTGAACAGgaaacaaatactgcaaataattTACTCCATTAAGTATTCACTGTAATTCAGTAGCCTGTGTTAGTGTTACTCCTCTTCCCTTACCGCCATagcctttgtgttttttcaccACATTACATGAATAGGTTtccagtttctttttgtttgtttgtttttttttaccctgaAGGAGATCAGAGGCTCCTTGGTTTTCCAATGTTACCCCTCCAATCATGATCTAAGGGTAAAATTATACTGAAAATCACTCATTCAGATTGCTGAGGCTGACGGTGTGTATTGatgtgtgtcagtctgttgTACTAGGCAGCACCACCACAGCATTAGGAGTAACAACAGCTGTCCCTGAGGTCTCTGCTTTGGAGAAGATCAGCACCAAATTGAACAAACTCCACCTGGAGTACTCTCCTCAGAAAAAGattgagctgctgctgaaggcCTGCAAGATCATCTATGATGCCATGTCTGTCAGCTGTCCAGGTCAGGACCCCGATAACTGCCCTAACCTCTGAGCAAAACTGACGTTCTAATATCCCTATCGcaaaattaaacacaaagtaATTCCACTATACCTCACCAGGAGACaagtatgttgtttttatttcctgtttgtgtttcatgatTGTTTTTAGAGAACTTTATTCCATGTTTTAAGAAAGTGCTTAATTTCCATCAATACATTTTGCTTACTTGCATTCATCAAGCTTTAATAGGTATGCTTTTGTGCCCAAATCAATTTAGTCCTTCTCTGGCTCAGATGCTAACGTCCTACCAACTCTGCAAACACATGAATGAATCAGAAATAATGCAGCTTTTTAATTCTTAATATATATAGTTTTTGAAGTTGTGAGCTGGACTTTATTGAagattatccatccatccattatttatacccacttatttagggtcacagggatctgctggagccaatcccagctcaatttgggtgaaaggcaggggtacaccctggacaggtcactagtccattGCAGGGCTATTGAAGATTATCTATGATGTTTCTGGGCC
The nucleotide sequence above comes from Mastacembelus armatus chromosome 22, fMasArm1.2, whole genome shotgun sequence. Encoded proteins:
- the rin3 gene encoding ras and Rab interactor 3, giving the protein MMEASVVSQDNSHTSSVKESLDTPSIQSSCPLSPPSLPSHPPTRPCRPKPPTPTLKSSQLSLRPPLPPSTPPSLPPPLPPVSKLFPPLTSSPVPLFPPPLSLPPPLSPTPVSSHLLSLQPAESSELSTSPALHSLTLPLSPTVSSSSGSSPPAPPHLGVPPFSPTPSLPSPLDCLVGSAAVWQPNSLSNDQINSILEKEAAGTFLVHSTEDKGITLCLRLPDEQGTPLICNIMVKQHNTLVHLEGSSLVFNDIFKLISFYCVSRDILDVTLRLPWAITTANTKEELEIISAKGTDFWTSDLNHQAKNQDLVLNRPYLYINPITVEKSPDKDAIPSSITTNLNIISPNITSSLQNGEASQKGNPEVKSQKKTISSNEIKYKRPPPRPPSLSSGSGMGLLFSPPPLLHTSMFLTSAAEKKEEGKRVGGEREERKSTSPLPSRPPAPPLPPAPLRRTSSRKSTDREVEEGVEMEKRQIPTKKTEREGAGDRGNDETGSKSGLLSEGVKQENSSQQQEEEVKRDREKKERENEKEEREVMMDKEDEKQKSSSQCPPLVNRPGRPVPPPRRKPCFPDKPVSPNQADEELVNQTAGKRVPLPSPPRRADVSLYSPQGGAVLVTDPDSCSTSSTEEEAELNQEQEQNHNYPAGSCSPKASVRRTPTVMLDRARYRLSSVLTGLISHDRRLTQRIVELARDPLTYFGNLVKEHRAFTLETMSNHSSSTELLQEIRQMMTQLKSYLLQSAELQAMLELQHQYGQDKLENIVEAALCKSVLKPLREPIYHCLEKLHNKSGGLKQLTQNQSVVLGSTTTALGVTTAVPEVSALEKISTKLNKLHLEYSPQKKIELLLKACKIIYDAMSVSCPGRAHGADDFLPVMMYVLARSNLSALQLDVEYMMELMDPSLTLGEGSYYLTTTYGALEHIKGFDQHKSTTRQLSREVQDSIHRWERRRTLNQERMAQGSVRDFLTVCCPEIGINPKTLGVLPTTTIQELAEQCAARFEQESYTLTVYMNGVHQPLASTELALNVKNSCEPGTYDFVYHPVDQPNNQPGRSCPSVPPPAPPAESFSPADLAAVDALESAAADDSLISL